Proteins encoded together in one Phycisphaerae bacterium window:
- the coxB gene encoding cytochrome c oxidase subunit II, with product MLGQSSESSFWLPVNASSYGGEVDWVFYFIYGVCVVMMVLIVVLAVLFIWRYRHRPGVEPSRLSHNTPLELTWTIIPTIVVGFIFYFGFVGFLNMNTPPRNLYEINVTAFKWGWAFQYPNGHVDQNLHIPRDRPVRLILSSQDVIHSLYIPAFRIKKDAVPGRYNKMWFKATKEGEYHLFCAEYCGTKHSEMYAKVIVHDPTQFAAWLEEAANWAAKLPPAEAGQKLYSVRGCAQCHTVDGSGGIGPSFKNIFGESQKLRDGSSVLVDEDYIRNSLMNPGSQIVAGFENVMPTYKGRLKDVEITALIEYIKSLSEHYEAPPAAVEESAPEENATQPAAQHSTGGENTKP from the coding sequence ATGTTGGGACAGTCGTCGGAAAGTTCATTCTGGCTCCCGGTCAACGCATCCTCGTACGGGGGTGAAGTGGACTGGGTGTTCTATTTCATCTACGGCGTCTGCGTTGTCATGATGGTTCTCATCGTCGTCCTCGCAGTGCTGTTCATCTGGCGTTACCGCCATCGGCCCGGGGTTGAACCTTCGCGTTTGTCGCACAATACACCGCTGGAACTCACGTGGACGATTATTCCGACGATTGTGGTGGGATTCATTTTCTACTTTGGATTCGTCGGGTTCCTGAACATGAACACGCCACCACGGAATCTCTACGAGATCAACGTGACGGCGTTCAAGTGGGGCTGGGCTTTCCAGTATCCCAACGGCCACGTGGACCAGAATCTGCACATTCCGCGGGACCGGCCGGTTCGACTGATCCTCTCCTCGCAGGACGTGATCCACAGCCTGTATATTCCAGCGTTTCGCATCAAGAAGGATGCCGTCCCGGGGCGGTACAACAAGATGTGGTTCAAGGCGACGAAGGAAGGGGAGTATCATCTGTTTTGCGCGGAATATTGCGGCACGAAGCACTCGGAGATGTACGCGAAGGTGATCGTGCATGATCCGACGCAGTTCGCAGCGTGGCTGGAGGAGGCTGCCAACTGGGCGGCGAAGCTTCCACCGGCGGAGGCGGGGCAGAAGTTGTACAGCGTCCGGGGATGCGCCCAGTGCCACACCGTGGATGGATCCGGCGGAATCGGCCCGTCGTTCAAGAACATCTTCGGGGAATCCCAGAAACTCCGCGACGGCTCAAGCGTGCTGGTGGACGAGGATTACATCCGGAACTCGCTGATGAATCCGGGGAGCCAGATCGTCGCGGGGTTCGAGAACGTGATGCCGACCTACAAGGGGCGGCTCAAGGATGTGGAGATCACGGCGCTGATCGAGTACATCAAGTCGCTGTCGGAGCATTACGAGGCACCGCCTGCGGCGGTGGAAGAATCCGCGCCGGAGGAAAATGCGACTCAGCCCGCGGCGCAGCATTCGACAGGGGGCGAGAACACGAAACCATGA
- a CDS encoding SCO family protein, whose amino-acid sequence MISNACRGAILIAAVLAHCAWAQTEIETPSPAPAVAKSDRIESVPDELEGVGITEHLGTKIPLALTFTDSEGRTFKLADAFDGKRPVVLNLGYYGCPMLCGLVLDGLLDAMKEIPLSVGKDYVVLTLSIDPTEKAVIARMGKQKAIQKLGQPEAAAAWQFLSGDAENIQKLTDAVGWGFKWNERRQEFAHTAALVVLTPDGVVSRYLYGVQFPPKTLRLSLVEASEGKIGSTLDQILLFCFHYDATDGTYSLAAMNVMRLAGVVTALALGSGIGLAVWRERRRGRRRQEESALSEA is encoded by the coding sequence ATGATCAGCAACGCATGCCGTGGAGCGATCTTGATCGCCGCTGTCCTCGCGCATTGTGCATGGGCTCAGACCGAAATCGAGACGCCGTCACCGGCGCCCGCGGTGGCGAAGTCCGACCGCATCGAATCTGTGCCCGATGAGCTGGAGGGCGTGGGCATTACCGAACACCTGGGTACGAAGATTCCGCTCGCACTCACCTTCACGGATTCTGAAGGGCGTACATTCAAGCTGGCGGATGCCTTTGACGGGAAGCGCCCGGTAGTGCTGAACCTCGGCTATTACGGATGTCCGATGCTCTGCGGGCTTGTACTGGATGGTCTGCTGGATGCGATGAAGGAAATCCCGCTTTCCGTCGGCAAGGATTACGTCGTGCTGACCTTGAGCATCGATCCTACCGAGAAGGCAGTCATCGCCCGGATGGGCAAGCAAAAGGCGATTCAGAAGCTCGGTCAGCCGGAGGCTGCGGCAGCCTGGCAGTTTCTGAGCGGGGACGCGGAGAACATCCAGAAGCTGACGGATGCCGTCGGATGGGGATTCAAGTGGAACGAGCGGCGGCAGGAGTTCGCCCATACCGCGGCGCTGGTGGTGCTGACGCCGGACGGCGTTGTGTCCCGGTATTTGTACGGCGTGCAGTTTCCCCCCAAGACGCTGCGCCTTTCACTGGTGGAGGCCTCGGAAGGCAAGATTGGTTCGACGCTGGACCAGATTCTGCTGTTCTGCTTTCACTACGACGCTACGGATGGAACGTATTCTCTGGCGGCGATGAACGTCATGCGCCTGGCGGGCGTGGTGACGGCACTGGCGCTTGGGTCGGGGATTGGGCTCGCGGTTTGGCGGGAGCGTCGTCGCGGGCGGCGGCGGCAGGAAGAGTCTGCGTTGAGCGAGGCGTGA
- a CDS encoding quinol:cytochrome C oxidoreductase, with protein sequence MAGTDHPVQISPRERTRLTGGGGFVAGGLILAVVAFAVALLIGRAGADGVRRVYFAYLLNFCYFLSLSLGALFFVLVQHTARAGWSVAVRRVAEVQATAVVFLLIGLLPIFATLLSGNGLLYRWAAPIDITPEASHEGEHGSPLPGENGHAENASSGSHGGPAGLAEDPLHIAAAPLPRGGIDHHVEEIYVAKKRAFLNVPFFMARCLLYFAIWGGLAWWLWRRSTQQDESGDARLTRAMQRVSPAGIVVFGLTLTFAAFDLLMSLSPAWYSTIFGGYYFSGSFVGGLALLILTLMGLQRAGYLTDSVTTDHYHDLGKFLFGFVFFWGYIAFSQYMLIWYASLPETVYWFAARGATTVPEQMNPWSYVIVALLFGHFIIPFLGLLSRHVKRNRFGLAFWSIWLLVFHWIDIWWLTMPEMGPRIRFGLPEVLTFVAVGGLFAAGWIWTATRHALIPLRDPRLGDSLAFEDV encoded by the coding sequence ATGGCAGGCACCGATCATCCTGTACAGATCAGCCCGCGAGAGCGAACGCGGCTTACGGGCGGCGGCGGGTTCGTCGCCGGCGGGCTCATTCTTGCCGTCGTGGCATTCGCAGTAGCGCTGCTCATCGGCCGGGCCGGGGCCGACGGCGTGCGACGAGTCTACTTCGCCTATCTGCTGAACTTCTGCTATTTCCTGAGTCTTTCGCTTGGCGCCTTGTTCTTCGTGCTGGTGCAGCACACGGCTCGTGCGGGTTGGAGCGTGGCGGTGCGTCGCGTGGCGGAGGTGCAGGCGACGGCCGTGGTGTTTCTGCTGATCGGATTGCTGCCCATTTTTGCCACATTACTGAGCGGTAACGGCCTGCTGTATCGATGGGCGGCTCCGATCGACATCACGCCCGAGGCATCGCACGAAGGCGAACATGGTTCACCTCTCCCCGGCGAGAACGGGCATGCGGAGAATGCATCTTCGGGAAGCCATGGCGGTCCGGCCGGCCTCGCGGAAGATCCGCTTCACATCGCTGCGGCGCCCCTGCCAAGGGGGGGGATCGATCACCACGTCGAAGAGATTTACGTCGCGAAGAAGCGGGCGTTTCTCAATGTGCCGTTTTTCATGGCCCGATGCCTGCTGTACTTTGCGATCTGGGGCGGGCTGGCTTGGTGGCTCTGGCGGCGGTCGACGCAGCAGGACGAGAGTGGAGATGCCCGTCTGACGCGGGCGATGCAGCGGGTTTCTCCCGCGGGCATCGTGGTTTTTGGGCTCACGCTGACCTTCGCGGCGTTTGACCTCCTGATGTCGCTGAGTCCGGCGTGGTACAGCACGATCTTTGGTGGATACTACTTTTCGGGTTCGTTTGTCGGGGGGCTGGCGCTGCTGATTCTAACGCTCATGGGCCTGCAGCGAGCCGGTTACCTGACTGACAGCGTAACGACCGACCATTACCACGATCTGGGCAAGTTCCTGTTCGGATTCGTGTTCTTCTGGGGATACATTGCGTTCAGCCAGTACATGCTGATCTGGTACGCCAGCTTGCCCGAAACGGTGTACTGGTTCGCGGCGCGCGGGGCGACCACGGTACCCGAGCAAATGAACCCTTGGTCATACGTGATCGTGGCCCTTTTGTTTGGGCACTTTATAATCCCGTTCCTGGGCCTGCTTTCCAGGCACGTAAAGCGGAATCGGTTCGGGCTGGCGTTCTGGTCGATATGGTTGCTCGTTTTCCACTGGATCGATATCTGGTGGCTGACCATGCCGGAAATGGGCCCGCGGATTCGATTCGGTTTGCCCGAAGTGCTCACGTTCGTGGCTGTGGGCGGACTGTTTGCCGCGGGGTGGATCTGGACGGCGACACGGCACGCGCTGATCCCGCTGCGCGATCCCCGGCTGGGCGATTCGCTGGCATTTGAGGACGTTTGA
- a CDS encoding cytochrome c: protein MADRRDSFLRDPSGQGRFVLPPMPFWVKAALLIFVVGSWVPLALVARTRSVTSKVPQVHIFQDMDHQPRFLAQSVNTAFADRRAMRPPVEGTVAQGHLELDKTYNTGLVALKNEQGEPVTDYVKQIPDRVTVDVAFIQHGQARFNIYCAPCHGYDGGGEGIVSRRALELQEPKWIPPTSMHSDTVVERPDGHIFNTITNGIRNMPSYKSQIPVRDRWAIVAYVRALQRSQHASLEDVPEEARSTLR from the coding sequence GTGGCGGATCGACGGGACAGTTTCTTGCGTGATCCCAGCGGCCAGGGGCGATTTGTGCTCCCTCCGATGCCTTTCTGGGTGAAGGCGGCGCTGCTGATTTTCGTGGTAGGAAGCTGGGTTCCGCTGGCACTGGTGGCGCGGACGCGTTCGGTCACGTCCAAGGTGCCGCAGGTGCACATTTTTCAGGACATGGATCACCAGCCGCGATTCCTCGCGCAATCGGTCAACACGGCGTTTGCGGACCGTCGGGCCATGCGTCCGCCGGTGGAGGGAACGGTGGCGCAAGGGCACCTCGAGTTGGACAAGACGTACAACACCGGGTTGGTTGCTCTCAAGAACGAGCAGGGAGAACCGGTCACAGACTACGTGAAGCAAATCCCGGATCGCGTGACGGTGGATGTGGCGTTCATCCAGCACGGGCAGGCGCGATTCAACATCTACTGCGCCCCGTGCCATGGATACGACGGTGGCGGGGAGGGAATCGTGAGCCGACGGGCGCTCGAGCTGCAGGAGCCCAAGTGGATTCCGCCTACGTCAATGCACAGCGACACCGTCGTCGAACGGCCCGACGGTCACATTTTCAATACGATCACGAACGGCATTCGCAATATGCCCTCGTATAAATCACAGATTCCAGTTCGCGATCGCTGGGCGATTGTGGCCTATGTGCGAGCGCTTCAGCGAAGTCAGCACGCTTCGTTGGAGGACGTCCCCGAAGAAGCCCGGTCGACGTTGCGCTAG
- a CDS encoding DUF3341 domain-containing protein — protein MHAHDHESSVAEHGVSTLVDAHAEAVEVAPEPKLYGLIAEFRDVGTVLAAARRVRDAGYRRWDVHSPFPIHGIEKAMGVRPTLLPWLVLAGGLTGMGLGLLLVWYTNAFDYPFLISGKPIFSLQANIPVIFEMTVLFSAFTAVFGMLLLNKLPMLYNPLFRSARFRRVTDDRFVIAVDATDPRFERETTEALLRSAGAIAVEEVEE, from the coding sequence ATGCACGCGCACGATCATGAATCCTCAGTGGCAGAGCACGGCGTTTCGACGCTGGTCGATGCGCATGCTGAGGCGGTGGAGGTCGCCCCGGAGCCGAAGCTGTACGGGCTGATCGCCGAGTTTCGCGACGTGGGTACGGTGCTGGCGGCCGCGCGCAGGGTGCGCGATGCAGGCTATCGCCGCTGGGACGTGCACAGCCCGTTTCCGATCCACGGGATCGAAAAGGCGATGGGCGTCCGTCCGACGCTCCTGCCATGGCTGGTGCTGGCAGGCGGTCTTACGGGAATGGGACTGGGGCTGCTGCTGGTATGGTACACGAACGCGTTTGACTACCCGTTCCTGATCAGCGGCAAACCGATCTTCAGCCTTCAGGCGAATATTCCCGTGATCTTCGAGATGACGGTGTTGTTCTCGGCGTTTACGGCGGTGTTCGGGATGCTGCTGCTGAACAAGCTGCCGATGTTGTACAACCCGCTGTTTCGCAGCGCGCGGTTTCGAAGGGTTACCGACGACCGTTTCGTGATCGCGGTGGATGCGACGGATCCGCGATTCGAGCGGGAGACGACGGAGGCGTTGCTGCGATCGGCTGGTGCGATCGCGGTGGAAGAGGTTGAGGAGTAA
- the nrfD gene encoding polysulfide reductase NrfD — protein MTSIPHDFGTRQLHGEVDNTDEIPGRRAPLVLGDRDFGSVTRTVCSLTEHKTPTAWYVAFAISSTFLLMLLVLIGYLVTTGVGVWGNNNPVMWGFPIVNFVFWVGIGHAGTLISAILFLFRQHWRTSINRFAEAMTIFAVVCAGLFPGIHVGRPWLAYWLFPYPNQMSMWPQFRSPLLWDVFAVGTYATVSLMFWYVGMIPDLATLRDRAKSSIRYYVYGILSLGWNGSSRHWHRFERAYLLLAALATPLVLSVHSVVSFDFAVSQLPGWHTTIFPPYFVAGAVFGGFAMVLTLAIPARQFFGLKDLITLRHIENMNKIMLATGLIVAYAYSVELFTAWYSGHHFEQFVFMNRPLGPYWWAFWIMVTCNVVCPQFLWFKRVRTSLWGTFLIAMAANIGMWFERFVIVVTSLHRDFLPSSWGMFIPTWVDLGMLAGSFGLFFTLFLLFCRFLPMVAMAEVKAVMPQVHGRGGGYPEAVPHSESDAGDR, from the coding sequence ATGACCAGCATTCCCCACGACTTCGGCACGCGTCAACTCCACGGCGAGGTGGACAACACGGACGAGATACCCGGCCGGCGAGCGCCGCTGGTGCTGGGTGATCGCGATTTCGGCAGTGTGACGCGGACGGTTTGCTCTCTGACGGAGCACAAGACACCGACGGCGTGGTATGTGGCGTTTGCGATCAGCTCGACGTTCCTGTTGATGCTGCTGGTGCTGATCGGGTACCTGGTTACGACGGGCGTCGGCGTCTGGGGCAACAACAACCCGGTGATGTGGGGATTTCCAATCGTGAACTTCGTGTTCTGGGTGGGAATCGGTCACGCGGGGACGCTGATCTCGGCGATTCTGTTTCTCTTCCGGCAGCATTGGCGAACGAGCATCAACCGTTTTGCGGAGGCGATGACGATTTTCGCCGTGGTGTGCGCGGGCCTCTTCCCCGGTATCCACGTGGGGCGTCCGTGGCTGGCGTACTGGCTGTTTCCGTATCCCAACCAGATGTCGATGTGGCCGCAGTTCCGCTCGCCGCTGCTGTGGGACGTGTTCGCGGTGGGCACGTATGCGACCGTTTCGCTGATGTTCTGGTATGTGGGAATGATTCCGGATCTGGCGACACTGCGGGATCGGGCGAAGAGCTCGATCCGGTATTACGTGTATGGCATTCTGTCGCTGGGCTGGAACGGTTCGAGTCGGCATTGGCATCGATTCGAACGCGCCTACCTGCTGCTGGCAGCGCTGGCAACGCCGCTGGTGCTCTCGGTTCACTCGGTGGTGAGCTTCGACTTCGCGGTCTCGCAGCTTCCGGGCTGGCACACAACCATCTTCCCGCCGTACTTCGTGGCGGGTGCCGTGTTCGGTGGGTTCGCGATGGTGCTTACGCTGGCGATCCCCGCCCGGCAGTTTTTCGGCCTGAAGGATCTGATCACGCTGCGGCATATCGAGAACATGAACAAGATCATGCTCGCGACGGGGTTGATCGTGGCGTATGCCTATTCGGTCGAGCTCTTCACGGCATGGTACAGCGGCCATCATTTTGAGCAGTTCGTATTCATGAACCGTCCGCTGGGACCATACTGGTGGGCGTTCTGGATCATGGTGACATGCAACGTGGTGTGCCCGCAGTTCCTCTGGTTCAAGCGCGTTCGCACGAGCCTGTGGGGGACGTTCCTCATCGCCATGGCCGCGAACATCGGGATGTGGTTCGAGCGCTTCGTGATCGTGGTGACGTCATTGCACCGCGACTTCCTCCCGTCGAGCTGGGGAATGTTCATCCCGACCTGGGTCGACCTGGGGATGCTTGCGGGGAGCTTCGGACTGTTCTTTACGCTGTTCCTGCTGTTCTGCCGCTTCCTGCCCATGGTGGCCATGGCGGAGGTGAAGGCGGTGATGCCGCAGGTTCACGGGCGCGGCGGGGGATATCCCGAGGCCGTTCCCCATTCTGAATCGGATGCCGGTGATCGATGA
- a CDS encoding TAT-variant-translocated molybdopterin oxidoreductase, whose protein sequence is MPPVDHHVSGRQHWLSLEQYADSPEFAERVAREFPSYDPAEVVAVPRRRFLQLMGASMALAGLTATGCRRFPVEKLAPFAHRDPDRIPGSTEHYASFMEMRGVATGLVVTSFDGRPIKIEGNPLHPYSLGAADVFAQASVLSMYDPDRSRQVMRRDGTAMKASSWAEFDAFAKRHFAGLAEHGSAGLAVLSESSSSPTLARMRTAFLEKFPQAQWFEFEPVSRDNEIEGLRLAYGKRLRPLYRLDQATSIALFDADLLGFHPARLRHARDWATGRRSADQGRMNRMYVVESAFSTTGSVADHRFGARPGQVERMVEALAAELGIAGSAPTGLDAASTAFIKESAEDLTRSGKSSLIAGGPRLSQRAQVLVQRMNHKLGSIGTTITFVEEPGADRPSHMAAIRSLTEKMNGGGVETLLILGGNAAYDAPGDVDFASALGKAKTSIHLSYYADETSQRCTWHVPQAHFLESWNDGRAWDGTLSIGQPLILPMFDGRTPAELLAGVCGEPETDGYTLVRKTLAGVLSGADFESSWATALHDGVIADSGWKVQSPAPVSSELPAAESGTAGGEASLAVVFRPDARVYDGRFANNGWLQETPDPLTKVTWDNPALISVADGKRLGIDTGDVLSVSSGGKVREIAAAILPGQPEGVITLTLGGGRAAAGHIGNGVGFNTNVLRTSGHPFAVVSAKIERTGQTYKLASTQDHHAIDPVGRSALEKRIGKPGKNGIILREASLAEYRSEPNFAHRDVHGNINLQLFQPPDQFNEPHAWGMAIDLTTCIGCNACVVACQAENNVPVVGKEQVSHGREMHWLRIDRYFKGEPTAQVEVVHQPMMCVHCENAPCEQVCPVAATTHDSEGLNVMVYNRCIGTRYCSNNCPYKVRRFNYMDWHSQDPRGMAMPWLGMPDAQQKYEVDPLRKMGFNPDVSVRMRGVMEKCTYCVQRISTAKIARRRNGEDVRDGDIVTACQQACPTQAIVFGNLNDPNSRVAKLHQNQRAYGVLAELNTRPRTKYLAKIRNPLKEGATT, encoded by the coding sequence ATGCCACCGGTAGACCATCACGTCAGCGGGCGACAGCACTGGCTGAGCCTGGAGCAATACGCCGACTCGCCGGAGTTCGCCGAGCGTGTCGCGCGAGAGTTTCCCAGCTACGACCCGGCGGAAGTTGTCGCGGTTCCGCGCAGGCGCTTCCTTCAATTGATGGGCGCCTCGATGGCGCTGGCAGGGTTGACGGCGACAGGTTGCCGGCGCTTTCCGGTCGAGAAGCTTGCCCCGTTTGCGCATCGCGATCCCGATCGAATTCCAGGCTCCACGGAACATTACGCCTCGTTCATGGAAATGCGGGGGGTGGCGACAGGGCTTGTCGTCACGAGCTTCGACGGACGGCCGATCAAGATCGAGGGCAATCCGCTCCATCCTTATTCCCTCGGAGCGGCCGATGTTTTTGCCCAGGCGAGCGTGTTGAGCATGTACGACCCCGACCGCAGCCGCCAAGTCATGCGGCGCGACGGGACGGCGATGAAAGCGTCGAGCTGGGCTGAATTCGATGCATTCGCCAAGCGACACTTTGCGGGTCTTGCTGAGCACGGCAGCGCCGGGCTGGCTGTCCTGTCGGAGAGTTCCTCCAGTCCGACGCTGGCACGGATGCGAACCGCGTTCCTGGAGAAGTTCCCTCAGGCGCAATGGTTCGAGTTCGAGCCTGTCAGCCGGGACAATGAAATCGAGGGACTCCGCCTGGCGTACGGCAAGAGGCTGCGGCCCTTGTATCGCCTCGATCAGGCCACCTCTATCGCACTGTTCGACGCCGACCTGCTGGGATTCCATCCGGCGCGATTGCGGCACGCTCGGGACTGGGCGACGGGTCGTCGCTCGGCCGACCAAGGACGCATGAACCGCATGTACGTGGTCGAGAGCGCCTTCTCCACGACGGGGAGTGTTGCGGACCATCGCTTCGGTGCGCGGCCGGGGCAGGTCGAGCGAATGGTTGAAGCCCTTGCGGCGGAGCTTGGCATCGCCGGGTCGGCGCCGACGGGCCTGGATGCGGCATCTACTGCGTTCATCAAGGAGTCGGCCGAGGATCTAACGCGAAGCGGCAAGTCGTCGCTTATCGCCGGTGGACCGCGACTTTCGCAGCGGGCACAGGTCCTGGTCCAGCGGATGAATCACAAGCTGGGTTCGATCGGTACGACGATCACGTTCGTTGAAGAACCGGGGGCCGATCGCCCGTCGCACATGGCGGCCATTCGATCGCTGACGGAGAAGATGAACGGCGGCGGTGTGGAGACATTGCTCATCCTGGGAGGCAATGCGGCCTACGACGCCCCGGGTGATGTGGATTTCGCGTCGGCGCTGGGCAAGGCCAAAACGAGCATTCACCTGAGCTACTACGCCGACGAGACCTCGCAGCGGTGCACGTGGCATGTGCCGCAGGCGCACTTCCTGGAATCGTGGAACGACGGTCGTGCATGGGACGGCACGCTCAGCATCGGACAGCCGCTGATTCTGCCGATGTTCGACGGTCGTACGCCGGCGGAATTGCTGGCGGGCGTATGCGGAGAGCCGGAAACGGACGGTTACACGCTGGTCCGTAAGACGCTGGCCGGAGTGCTGAGCGGTGCGGATTTCGAGTCGTCGTGGGCGACAGCGTTGCACGACGGCGTGATTGCCGACAGCGGGTGGAAGGTTCAGAGTCCGGCTCCGGTATCGTCGGAACTGCCGGCGGCGGAGTCGGGCACGGCTGGCGGAGAGGCATCTCTGGCCGTCGTCTTTCGCCCGGATGCGCGCGTCTACGACGGGCGTTTCGCGAACAACGGTTGGTTGCAGGAAACGCCCGATCCGCTGACGAAAGTGACGTGGGACAACCCGGCGCTGATCAGCGTGGCCGACGGGAAGCGCCTGGGTATCGACACGGGCGATGTGCTCTCGGTAAGCAGCGGGGGCAAGGTGCGGGAGATTGCCGCGGCGATCCTGCCGGGCCAGCCGGAAGGTGTCATCACATTGACACTCGGCGGCGGTCGGGCCGCGGCGGGGCACATCGGCAACGGCGTCGGTTTCAATACGAATGTGCTGCGAACGTCGGGGCATCCGTTTGCCGTCGTTTCAGCCAAGATCGAACGAACCGGACAAACCTACAAGCTGGCGAGCACCCAGGACCACCACGCGATCGATCCGGTCGGACGGTCGGCCCTGGAGAAGCGAATCGGCAAGCCGGGCAAGAACGGGATCATCCTTCGCGAGGCTTCGCTTGCGGAGTATCGAAGCGAGCCTAACTTCGCCCATCGAGATGTGCACGGCAACATCAATCTGCAGCTCTTCCAGCCGCCGGATCAGTTCAACGAGCCTCATGCCTGGGGCATGGCCATTGATCTGACCACGTGCATCGGCTGCAACGCGTGCGTTGTGGCGTGCCAGGCGGAGAACAATGTGCCGGTCGTGGGTAAAGAGCAGGTGTCCCACGGGCGGGAGATGCACTGGCTGCGTATCGACCGGTATTTCAAGGGCGAGCCGACGGCGCAGGTCGAAGTCGTACACCAGCCGATGATGTGCGTGCATTGCGAGAACGCTCCGTGCGAGCAGGTATGCCCGGTGGCGGCAACGACGCACGACAGCGAAGGTCTCAACGTGATGGTCTACAACCGCTGCATCGGAACGCGGTATTGTTCGAACAACTGCCCGTACAAGGTGCGGCGCTTCAACTACATGGACTGGCACAGCCAGGATCCGCGCGGCATGGCGATGCCTTGGCTGGGCATGCCGGACGCGCAGCAGAAGTACGAAGTCGATCCGCTTCGCAAGATGGGTTTCAACCCGGACGTTTCCGTCCGCATGCGTGGGGTGATGGAAAAGTGCACGTACTGCGTGCAGCGCATCTCGACGGCGAAGATCGCCCGGCGGCGCAATGGCGAGGACGTTCGCGATGGGGACATCGTGACGGCGTGTCAGCAGGCGTGTCCGACACAGGCGATCGTGTTTGGAAACCTGAACGATCCCAACAGCAGGGTAGCGAAGCTTCACCAGAACCAGCGGGCGTACGGCGTGCTGGCAGAGTTGAACACGCGGCCGCGTACCAAGTACCTGGCCAAGATTCGTAATCCGCTGAAGGAGGGGGCCACGACATGA